The Sulfitobacter sp. HNIBRBA3233 genomic sequence TGACCGCCAACCAGGCGATCATCGAGGCGGAGGTGTTCCGCTATGTGACCGACCGGGAGGTCTATAACCAGCTCGACAACGATCTGCGCATCCGCAGCGTCCTGCGCCGCTCGGACGGAGCTGCCGAGAGCGGGCTGCGCCAGATCTGGAACAGCGCCAACGAGAATTACCCGCCGACGGTCTATGGCCCCAATGCCCGGCTCGACGTGGAAATCCTCAGCATCAACCGGATCGGAACCAACCGCGCGACGGTCCGCCTGCGCAAGCGTCTGACCTCCATCAACGGCACCCAAACCGGGCTCTTCACCGCGACCCTTCTCTTCGAGTTCCGCCCCGAGACCCGCCGCTCCATCGACGAGGTCTGGACCAATCCATTCGGCT encodes the following:
- a CDS encoding virB8 family protein, with translation MASEQEIIEEELVYGALRRERLWQRLGLIGLVFGIIGCLSAAAVSILDVDPPPVVVPYDPATGFALPEASVGASSVTANQAIIEAEVFRYVTDREVYNQLDNDLRIRSVLRRSDGAAESGLRQIWNSANENYPPTVYGPNARLDVEILSINRIGTNRATVRLRKRLTSINGTQTGLFTATLLFEFRPETRRSIDEVWTNPFGFTVLEYSIRSDRLEN